A genomic stretch from Candidatus Omnitrophota bacterium includes:
- a CDS encoding ABC transporter permease, which translates to MSGYFLRLIKARHILRSMVLKNLKDKYVGSTLGIFWAVINPLLIMSAVSFVFTQVMQTPIRRYPLLVLSAYLPWNFFVNSATESAACIRQNQGILSQYTIPREAIPVSVALADFLNFLFGFAAMLPIFIFMNRGAAGCLWLLPLVMALHLAFTVGISLLFSIINIYFRDFSQLLGVGMLFWFWVTPVFYTLEMMPAGLRGAFLANPATCYTVIYRELLYNGRCGGISMWVLAVIFALASLAGGYILFAAKEKDILKHI; encoded by the coding sequence ATGTCCGGTTATTTTCTGAGGCTAATCAAGGCGCGGCATATTCTGCGAAGCATGGTCCTGAAGAACTTGAAGGACAAATATGTCGGCTCAACACTGGGTATCTTCTGGGCGGTGATAAACCCCCTGTTGATCATGTCGGCCGTATCCTTTGTTTTCACTCAGGTGATGCAAACCCCGATACGGCGCTACCCGCTGCTGGTATTAAGCGCCTACCTTCCCTGGAATTTCTTCGTTAACTCCGCCACTGAAAGCGCCGCCTGCATAAGGCAGAATCAAGGCATACTCTCTCAATACACCATCCCCCGCGAGGCCATACCCGTATCAGTCGCGCTCGCCGATTTCCTGAACTTTTTATTCGGATTCGCGGCGATGCTGCCGATATTCATCTTCATGAACAGGGGGGCCGCGGGATGCCTGTGGCTGCTGCCTTTGGTAATGGCCCTGCATCTGGCATTCACCGTCGGGATCTCCTTATTGTTCAGCATCATCAATATATATTTCAGGGATTTTTCCCAGCTCCTGGGAGTGGGAATGCTGTTCTGGTTCTGGGTCACGCCGGTCTTCTACACCCTGGAGATGATGCCTGCCGGCCTTCGCGGGGCATTCCTGGCCAACCCCGCCACATGCTATACGGTTATTTACAGGGAATTATTATATAACGGCCGCTGCGGCGGCATATCCATGTGGGTATTGGCCGTTATCTTCGCTTTGGCGAGTTTGGCGGGTGGATACATCTTATTTGCCGCCAAAGAAAAGGATATCCTCAAGCATATTTAG
- a CDS encoding ABC transporter ATP-binding protein, whose amino-acid sequence MITLEDVWLKYRIAFKEGARAVCEDFWALKGIDLNVGKGECFAVIGENGSGKTTLLRVISGMLMPDKGRVRLGGRVAGLMEIQAGFHPELTGRENIYNISALSGLSADETGACYADMVEFAAIGRFINAPVKTYSQGMLVRLAFAIAIHARTDILLVDDIFAVGDIYARRKCINKMFELKDKGLTIIFVSHDLDIARRLCKRGVLLREGRVIRAGSIDGLVSYYLETVGNKEGIALLQKGRLAIIFNNGKLIIRWNDSALTKGAAGHTVMSSSGRTYQSDTASWIIRQPAAADEIVAVGRWPDMPAELIWKIRCRGEKEFSWDVTLQARAQARIEDYTARLILTDEYEGWFTSQEEYVFPEAFLHENEWQSRRIDDHLNWLIGLKTGADSGEGLPTLVLDSSGADKQGACQIGNTGIEASARGIQFNYVNPEPEHAAGSYKFFSTGVKLFEERDRQDFECYMARARQAGRRRIISRGPLALCCGQRKIEIFLRDALLSSGAGLDTKFIWQGRTYSAAGGNWSVEKEGDNYLVVNIFWGPEAPFFQVWRMELRDESAIFWQADMEIRDGLEIRNRQVELFLSGRYDRWFTPSENGDFGAVEKKGNTVILSKYINDFSGVEQSCLMPAVTFANQDGRARVSYISRGQDKELNTKLHYLEIDPAADAALEAGRHAFFKGAIRIAPRQGQKGVDAVVNNNGAAAAINFNGVSLDFRHGRMRLFYEGVELTKGLGLYSAVLHEGNWHDSSQGLWKVEASDRERFVAVGRWPWLPVRQEWEVTLLDGRDIIWRITRDTRDGFDPDKEQVNLMLSDNYREWFVRERARGRFPEEFAEHTRGGFWERLWSAAAQSPVGAKGPGLPSVLLDCSESPVPGRLCIENTDALFKARVLQCESAQQKHFSGKIKIC is encoded by the coding sequence ATGATAACGCTGGAAGACGTTTGGCTGAAATACAGGATAGCGTTCAAGGAAGGCGCGAGGGCCGTTTGCGAGGATTTCTGGGCGCTTAAGGGCATAGACCTGAATGTCGGCAAGGGAGAGTGTTTCGCGGTCATCGGAGAGAACGGCTCAGGCAAGACCACGCTCCTGAGGGTGATCAGCGGCATGCTAATGCCTGACAAGGGCAGGGTGCGCCTGGGAGGAAGGGTCGCCGGGCTTATGGAGATACAGGCCGGTTTCCATCCTGAACTGACCGGCAGGGAGAATATCTACAATATCTCGGCGCTTTCAGGCCTGAGCGCCGATGAGACAGGCGCCTGTTACGCGGACATGGTTGAGTTTGCCGCCATCGGCAGGTTCATCAACGCCCCGGTAAAGACATACTCCCAGGGCATGCTTGTGCGCCTTGCCTTTGCCATAGCCATACACGCGCGCACCGACATATTGCTGGTTGACGACATATTCGCGGTAGGCGATATTTATGCCCGGCGCAAGTGCATTAATAAGATGTTTGAGCTGAAGGATAAGGGCCTGACCATTATTTTTGTTTCTCATGACCTGGATATTGCCAGGCGGCTGTGTAAAAGAGGCGTGCTGCTCAGGGAAGGCAGGGTTATCAGGGCCGGTTCAATAGACGGACTCGTCAGTTATTATCTTGAGACGGTAGGCAATAAGGAAGGTATAGCCCTGCTGCAAAAAGGGCGGCTGGCAATTATTTTTAATAACGGCAAGCTGATCATCAGGTGGAACGACTCCGCTCTTACCAAGGGCGCGGCCGGGCATACGGTGATGAGCTCTTCGGGCAGGACATATCAGTCAGATACCGCCTCCTGGATTATCCGGCAGCCGGCGGCAGCCGATGAGATCGTTGCCGTAGGCAGGTGGCCGGATATGCCGGCTGAGCTTATCTGGAAGATACGCTGCCGCGGCGAAAAGGAATTCAGCTGGGATGTAACTCTGCAGGCGCGCGCACAGGCCCGGATAGAGGATTACACGGCCAGATTGATCCTGACCGACGAATACGAGGGCTGGTTTACATCGCAGGAGGAATACGTTTTTCCGGAGGCGTTCCTGCATGAGAACGAATGGCAGAGCCGCCGGATAGACGATCATCTTAACTGGCTGATAGGGTTAAAGACGGGAGCCGATAGCGGCGAAGGCCTGCCAACGCTTGTTTTAGACAGCTCAGGCGCGGATAAACAGGGCGCCTGCCAGATCGGCAATACCGGCATTGAGGCCTCTGCCAGAGGTATTCAGTTCAATTACGTTAATCCGGAACCAGAGCATGCCGCGGGCAGCTATAAGTTTTTTTCAACCGGCGTGAAGTTATTTGAGGAGCGGGACAGGCAGGATTTTGAATGTTATATGGCGCGGGCAAGGCAGGCCGGCAGGCGCAGGATCATCAGCCGCGGCCCGCTCGCCCTGTGTTGCGGGCAGCGCAAAATAGAGATTTTCCTGCGGGATGCGCTTTTAAGCAGCGGCGCGGGGCTGGATACGAAATTCATCTGGCAGGGCCGTACCTACAGCGCCGCCGGAGGTAACTGGTCCGTAGAAAAAGAAGGAGATAATTATCTTGTAGTTAATATCTTTTGGGGGCCCGAAGCGCCTTTTTTCCAGGTATGGAGAATGGAACTGCGGGATGAGTCCGCCATTTTCTGGCAGGCGGATATGGAAATAAGAGATGGGCTGGAGATCAGGAACAGGCAGGTTGAGCTTTTTCTCAGCGGCCGATATGACAGGTGGTTTACGCCTTCGGAAAACGGCGACTTTGGGGCAGTGGAAAAAAAAGGCAACACAGTCATACTAAGTAAATACATAAACGATTTTTCCGGCGTAGAACAGTCCTGCCTTATGCCGGCGGTTACCTTCGCCAATCAAGACGGCCGCGCCAGAGTGTCGTATATTTCCCGGGGCCAGGACAAGGAATTAAATACGAAGCTGCATTATCTGGAGATAGATCCCGCCGCTGACGCGGCGCTTGAAGCAGGCAGGCACGCCTTTTTTAAGGGGGCCATAAGGATAGCGCCCAGGCAGGGACAAAAAGGCGTTGACGCGGTTGTCAATAATAACGGCGCGGCCGCGGCGATAAATTTTAACGGCGTTTCTCTGGATTTCAGGCACGGCAGGATGCGTCTTTTCTATGAAGGCGTTGAATTGACAAAAGGGCTGGGCCTTTACTCTGCGGTTTTGCATGAAGGCAACTGGCATGATTCTTCGCAGGGACTATGGAAGGTCGAGGCCTCGGACAGGGAAAGGTTCGTCGCCGTGGGCCGCTGGCCGTGGCTGCCTGTCAGGCAGGAATGGGAAGTAACGCTATTGGATGGCCGCGATATCATCTGGCGCATAACCAGGGATACCCGGGACGGCTTTGATCCCGACAAGGAGCAGGTTAACCTGATGCTGTCGGATAATTACCGGGAGTGGTTTGTCCGGGAAAGGGCGCGGGGAAGGTTTCCCGAAGAGTTTGCCGAGCATACCCGCGGCGGGTTCTGGGAGCGGTTATGGTCGGCGGCAGCGCAGTCGCCGGTCGGCGCCAAAGGGCCTGGGCTGCCGTCTGTCCTCCTGGACTGTTCAGAGAGCCCGGTTCCCGGCCGCCTGTGCATTGAGAACACGGACGCGTTATTCAAGGCCAGGGTCCTGCAGTGCGAATCGGCGCAGCAAAAACATTTTAGCGGAAAGATAAAGATATGCTGA
- a CDS encoding radical SAM protein translates to MLKGLLFNNRNRRAIERAGIKIDIDEERRFRIYHNGSELSKLQGMRVCLFSEGRWHYFPAKDSILKISRPDETSFSLRLYNRTLPVVLHWGMELGEGSRLKWSVELELKGPIRLDAVKAVVLLSRSYKSWFSYSGAKEGLFADSAGEFRQEIGIADSDFLSIGADRPEIATLLLRAVDSPLNVSLCNTDDLSSSREVDLCCNGQKEFYAPGRHSCFQAVIELCGDKSAVENIIQDVKGRKRREEEEALRKKEEERLAEEEQRRLEEERLRQEEQRRLEEERRKQEELKRLEEERLRIERARDRQRRTLEAGDFRIYFDYNNRFHFYHRNEEFTKAHGLHTGIFSEGRWYGSADSEAAIENSEPGRLRINFRHRHLPVIQSWDLRLDSAGVIRWSVDMRLEQPLRIERRNACLFLSRAYDRWLAPPDAGAFPAAFGLQWQMASPSESRPGFIGLTSGMKQLPGITLKGSEDGGRLAVHNADMDVSSRVLEERFEERVEFYKAGDYSFSRAVIRLYNDNAAIEGAFKEAEEKENALRELRKERLRRAAGLRQGRKEFEGLRLRPAASRVVIYGDSQGLHDKISGEAGGFNRAVACIKAESGTAAVGISRFNFFKIHEVVQFISTLRNARIDTRPVCLPLFPASGIYSSFLNYIKEIKSLVAGKGIELFLKDVDLLKLLQAVSSQSNRDNERDLLRLLGLIAEHPFIGPQTLVLDTTHKCNTNCAHCWIHNPRSKTPPAVLESKMDDRLYRKIIDDAAAILSDEVIIQGDGEPLLDDRFIEMARYARDKGLKVLFFTNGILLDEATAKCLIDLEVNEIFCSLPAGTDLTYSWINSRQSKDTFHRIVGNLKNLISLRNGSGRPLPLLQMTHVIHNMNCHEIEQMSAVDADIGADRARFYLARLDENIAHLKILSSQVEALKASLRKAAALLKESKIDLQDNIFFQLDNYQPETGYWSQGRFLETGCPVGWFFALILAGGELSMCCHMRVVGRLGERSLREAWNSREYNDYRVKAKHMRDNMDARFSNGVKLYDDFCNHCDTHQVILRINGLLERYGLKKFL, encoded by the coding sequence ATGCTGAAGGGCCTTTTATTTAATAACAGGAACAGGCGCGCGATAGAACGCGCCGGCATAAAAATAGATATTGATGAAGAGCGCCGCTTCAGGATCTACCATAACGGCAGCGAGCTCAGCAAGCTGCAGGGCATGCGCGTCTGTTTGTTTTCAGAGGGCAGATGGCACTATTTTCCCGCCAAAGACAGTATCTTGAAGATAAGCAGGCCCGATGAAACCAGTTTTAGTTTGCGGCTTTACAATAGAACGCTGCCTGTTGTCCTGCATTGGGGAATGGAGCTGGGTGAGGGCAGCCGGTTGAAATGGAGCGTGGAATTAGAGCTAAAGGGGCCCATACGGCTGGATGCCGTGAAGGCCGTAGTGCTCCTCAGCCGTTCCTATAAAAGCTGGTTCTCTTATTCCGGCGCTAAAGAGGGCCTGTTCGCTGATAGCGCCGGAGAATTCCGGCAGGAGATCGGTATTGCCGATTCTGATTTTTTAAGCATTGGCGCGGACAGGCCGGAAATTGCCACGCTGCTGTTAAGGGCGGTTGATTCGCCTTTAAATGTTTCTTTGTGTAACACGGATGATCTGTCTTCCTCGCGTGAAGTTGATCTCTGCTGCAACGGGCAGAAGGAATTTTATGCCCCCGGCAGGCACTCTTGTTTTCAGGCGGTTATTGAACTCTGCGGGGATAAGTCCGCAGTAGAAAATATCATTCAGGATGTAAAAGGCAGAAAGAGGCGCGAAGAAGAAGAGGCGCTGCGTAAAAAGGAAGAGGAGCGCCTGGCGGAAGAAGAACAGCGCCGGCTAGAGGAAGAACGCCTGCGCCAGGAGGAACAAAGGCGCCTGGAAGAAGAGCGCCGAAAACAGGAAGAGCTCAAGCGCCTGGAAGAAGAGCGCCTGAGAATTGAGCGCGCGCGGGACCGGCAGCGGCGCACGCTTGAGGCGGGTGATTTCAGGATTTATTTTGACTACAATAACCGTTTCCATTTCTACCACAGGAATGAGGAGTTTACCAAGGCGCATGGCCTGCATACGGGTATATTTTCAGAGGGCCGCTGGTATGGTTCGGCGGATTCAGAGGCCGCTATAGAGAATAGTGAGCCGGGTAGATTAAGGATCAATTTCAGGCACAGACATCTGCCCGTTATTCAATCCTGGGACCTGCGGTTAGATTCCGCGGGAGTAATCAGGTGGAGCGTTGATATGCGGCTTGAGCAGCCGTTAAGGATAGAGCGCAGGAACGCCTGCCTGTTTTTGTCCCGCGCCTATGACAGGTGGCTTGCGCCTCCGGACGCGGGGGCGTTCCCCGCGGCATTCGGCCTGCAATGGCAGATGGCCAGCCCTTCGGAGAGCAGGCCGGGCTTTATAGGGCTGACGTCCGGGATGAAGCAGCTGCCGGGCATAACATTAAAGGGCTCCGAAGACGGCGGCCGCCTGGCTGTTCATAACGCGGATATGGATGTCTCATCCCGCGTCCTTGAGGAGCGTTTTGAAGAGCGCGTAGAGTTTTACAAGGCAGGCGATTACTCTTTCTCGCGGGCGGTCATCCGGCTTTATAATGATAACGCGGCCATCGAGGGCGCGTTCAAAGAGGCGGAAGAAAAAGAGAACGCGCTCAGAGAGTTGCGCAAAGAGCGGCTGAGGCGCGCCGCCGGGCTAAGGCAGGGGAGAAAAGAATTTGAGGGGCTGCGCCTGCGCCCCGCGGCCTCGCGCGTCGTTATTTACGGCGATTCCCAGGGCCTGCACGATAAGATCAGCGGCGAGGCAGGCGGTTTTAACAGGGCCGTAGCGTGCATTAAGGCAGAAAGCGGCACAGCCGCGGTAGGTATCTCACGGTTTAATTTCTTCAAGATCCATGAGGTCGTCCAGTTCATCTCTACTTTGAGGAACGCGCGGATCGATACGCGCCCTGTCTGCCTGCCGCTGTTTCCGGCAAGCGGTATTTACTCCAGTTTTCTTAATTACATAAAGGAGATCAAATCTCTCGTCGCAGGAAAGGGCATCGAACTTTTCTTAAAAGACGTTGATCTGCTCAAACTCCTGCAGGCTGTGTCTTCGCAGTCCAATAGAGATAACGAGAGGGACCTGCTGCGGCTTCTGGGGCTGATAGCCGAGCATCCCTTTATCGGGCCGCAGACGCTGGTCCTCGACACAACGCATAAATGCAATACAAACTGCGCCCATTGCTGGATACACAACCCCCGCAGCAAGACGCCCCCCGCCGTGCTCGAATCAAAGATGGACGACCGCCTGTACAGGAAGATCATTGACGACGCGGCAGCCATTTTGAGCGACGAGGTCATAATACAGGGCGACGGAGAGCCGCTTCTGGACGACCGCTTTATCGAGATGGCGCGTTACGCCAGGGACAAGGGGTTAAAGGTCCTGTTCTTTACCAACGGCATACTCCTGGATGAGGCGACGGCTAAATGCCTGATAGACCTGGAGGTCAATGAGATATTCTGCAGCCTGCCCGCCGGGACCGACCTGACCTACAGCTGGATAAATTCGCGGCAGTCAAAAGACACCTTCCACAGGATCGTCGGCAATCTGAAAAACCTGATCTCCCTGAGGAACGGCTCGGGCAGGCCCCTGCCGCTTTTGCAGATGACCCACGTGATACACAATATGAATTGCCATGAGATCGAGCAGATGTCCGCTGTTGACGCGGACATAGGCGCGGACAGGGCACGCTTCTACCTGGCCCGCCTTGACGAGAACATCGCGCATTTAAAGATACTATCTTCACAGGTAGAGGCGCTAAAGGCATCCCTGCGGAAGGCCGCCGCGTTGCTTAAAGAAAGCAAAATAGACCTGCAGGACAATATTTTTTTCCAGCTGGACAATTATCAGCCGGAGACCGGTTACTGGTCGCAGGGCCGTTTTCTTGAAACGGGCTGCCCGGTGGGGTGGTTTTTCGCGCTGATATTGGCTGGAGGAGAATTGAGCATGTGCTGCCATATGCGGGTGGTCGGGCGCCTGGGGGAAAGATCGCTGAGGGAGGCGTGGAATTCCCGGGAATACAACGATTACAGGGTCAAGGCCAAACATATGCGGGACAATATGGACGCGCGTTTCTCAAACGGCGTCAAGCTTTACGATGATTTCTGCAATCATTGCGATACGCATCAGGTGATCTTAAGGATAAACGGCCTGCTGGAGCGATACGGGCTGAAGAAATTCTTATAA